Part of the Deinococcus aestuarii genome, TCCATGTTCATCGTCTTCGTCATGATCATGCCGGGCGGCATCACCAGGTCACCCATCCGGGTGGGCGTCTGGAGGGGCGTGGCGGGCAACTCGCCCACGGGGGTGGGCGTCTGGGCGGCCGGGCCCGTGTTCGCGTTGCCCCCGCCCATGTTCATCCCAGGCATGCCCGGCATTCCGGAGGTGTTCCCGCTCATGTCCATCCCGGGCATGTTCTGGCCCGGCATGTTCATCTCGCGGGCGCTCATGCTCAGGTCGCCGAAGGCGGCCGCCAGACCGACGCCTGCCGCCAGGGCGAGCACGCTCAGGATGGTCACGGCCGCAATCTGGGGACGCGACACCTTGGGCGTCATGTCCATACCGCCGTGGTCCGGGGACGGAGTGGACTTCCGAGGATCTGGCTGGTCGTTCATGTCACATGCCTTTCATGGAATGGTGGGCGGTGGAGGCGTTGGGCGCGGGCACCTCACCGGTGGTGCGCTCAATCAGGCGCTCCTCGGCGGCGAGGTCGTGTCCGCCCCGACCCAGGGCCCGCACCGTGCCCATGCCGTGCTTGAGGCCGCTCGCCACCAGCCAGACGTTGACCGGGTAGGCCACGGCGAAGCCCACCAGGGTCGCCAGGGACATCACCCCCCAGAAGCGCAGCGAGGTGGGTTCCATCGCCGTCATGTCGCGGCTCATCAGGATCACCATCACCGGCACCATGCCCGCCATCACCGCGTTCATCGAGACCCACTCCGGCAGGAACGAGCGCCGCATCGCCCGCAGGTACGAGCCGCCCAGCATGTCCCGCATAAAGAGCGCCTGGAAGATCAGCAGCCCAAACAGGAAGCCGAACACGTACTCGCTGATCACGTCCAGCCACATCGGCAGGCCCAGGGTCATCGTGATCGCGGCGGCCACGATGATGCCGGTCGCGTCCCCCGCTAGGCAGTGGATGCTCGAGCCTACACTCTGCTTCCACAGGGGCTGGACGAAGGTCTCGTGGGTGCCAGGAGCCGGTTCCTGGCACGACAGGATGTAGAGCGCCGCGCCCACCGGGCCGGTGTAGAAGGTGACGAGCAGCCAGCCCCACTTCATGACCTTCATCTCCGGGTTGCGGGTGAAGGCGTCCCAGGCAACATAGGCCGCCGACAGCGCGGTCAGGCCAAACCACACCGCGAGGATGACGTCGATGGTCGCCCAACCGGTCGCGGCGGGAGTCATGCCCGCCCCCGGAACTTGGACGTGGAGAAGACGCGGGCCCGTGGAACGCACCGGCCCTTCACCCCCTCCATCCGGTGCTCGAAGGTGTCGCCCGCGATCATCCAGGGGTTCCTGCCGCCAGACTGCCTGCGGAGAGGGGCGCCCCCGAAGCGGGCGAGCGCCCGCGCGGGGCGGCAGGACGTCCCGCGCGCGGCATGGCTGCCCGGCGGCAGGATGGGATCGCCGGGGGTCCGGTGTCCGGGCACGAAGTGTCGGGGGCCTGGCGTCTCGCCCTCATCCCGGATGGGGGAGTGGGTCAGGGCGAACTCCTGGCGGGCGGGCCGGGCCTGGAGCGTCCGGGCCGCCCGCCGCCAGTGGGCACCAGCGGGGACGCGGCGTGTCGCGGCACCGGGATGGGTCACGGCCGCACTCTGGGTGGTCGCGGGCGCGGGGATGGGTCGTCGGCAGTTCATCTCCACCTCCTGGCGCAAGGCTAGGCGCGAGGTGTTAAGTTCGTGTAACCCGGCCGGGGTTGCCTGGAAGTTCGCTCCCACACTCCCGGCGTTCCCCAGGGTCAACCCTTCGACCCGCGCGGCTCCTGGTCATCGAGCAGGGGAGTCCACCAGCCGGGGCAGGCCATTCTCCACGCTTCACCAGCCGGGGTGTCCACCCCGGCTGACCGGGTGGGCCAGGGCGCTGGTCCATGAGGTTTGGAGCCACACGCCGACTTGAACGGACCGGCCCCGACGATCGGGGGGAGACTGGTCACGGTCCTGGGTCGTCGGGACCGTTCCCGCCCGGCTCTGGGGAGGAAGAGGACGCCTCCAACAGCTCGAAGGTCACGTCCTGGCTCCCGTCAGGAAGGCGGTCGAGGGCGAGCATCACGATGGGGAGGATCACCCCGCCCACCGTCGCGCTAGGCTCGGAGATGCCCTCGAAGTCGGCCAGCCGCAGACCCACGGACGTGCCGACCGGCAGGCGCAGGTCATCGCTGCGGGTGACCTGCCCCACGATCTGGGCGGGGGGAACGCGAACGGTCACGGAATAGGTTTCTAATTTTCGGATATTCGGAAGCACGGATGCTAGGATAGCACCATGCACCGCCATGCCATTCCCAGCCGGGCCCACCCGGAGGACCTGAGCCGGGTCACCGAAGTCTTCAAGGCCCTGTCCGAACCCCTGCGGGTCCAACTGCTGCTGCTGCTCAGGGACGGCGAGCGCAATGTCGGCCAGCTTGTCGAGGCCCTGGGCGTCCCCCAGAGCACCGTCAGCCGCCACCTCGCCCTCTTGCGGAGCGCCGAGCTGGTCAGGACCCGCCGCGAGACGACCAGCGTGTACTACCACCTCGCCGACGGGCACGTCGCCCGGCTCTTGCAGGAGGCCTTCTCCCACGCCCAGCACGAACGCCTCGGCCTCCCCGACCACCCCGGCACCGAGACGGTGAATGGAAGCGTCCAGTGAACGCTCTGGCCCCGTTCTCCGCGCTGCGCAACGCCCGCTTCGCCCGGCTCTACGCCGCCCAGACGATCAGCCAGATCGGCGACGCCCTGACCTGGGTCGCGCTCGCCCTGCTGGCCTACCAGCTCGCCGAGAAGAACGCCGCCGTCGTGCTGGGCACGGCCCTCACCCTGCGCGTGACCGCCTTCGTGCTGTTCTCCCCGCTTGCCGGGGTGCTCGCCGACCGCCTGGAGCGCCGGACCATCCTGGTGGGCTGCCACTTCGCCCGCGCGGTCGTGATCGGCCTGATGCCCTTCGTGGGGGAGGTGTGGCAGGTCTACGTCCTGATGTTCCTGCTCAACAGCCTGACCGCCTTCTTCACCCCCACCAACCAGGCCACCGTGCCGCTGGTGGTCGGGCGCGAGGACGCGGGCCCCGCCTTCGCCCTCTCCAGCGCGACGACCGAGTTGCTGGGCATCGTCGGCCCCGGGCTGGCCGGGGTCCTGGCCGCCTTCGTGGGGGGGCGCAGTCTGTTCTTCTTCGACGCGGCGTCCTTTGTGCTGGCGGGCCTGCTGGTGCTCACCCTGCCCAGCCTGCGGGCACGGCGGGGGGAGGTGGGGCGCAGCACCCTCGCGGACGTGCGGGACGGGACGGCCCGGCTGTGGCGGGACGCGCCGGTCCGCTTCGCGCTCCTGATGGAACTGGTGGCGGCGGTCGCGGGCGCGCTGATCCTGGTCGTGACGGTGGTGCGGGTGCAGGGAGGGCTGAATCTCGGCGAGGCGCAGTACGGCTGGGTGATGGCGCTCTACGGCCTGGGGGCGACGGTCGCCTCGCTCGCGGTGGGGGCAGTGGGAAGGCGCGTGCCGAGGACGACCTTCATCCTGGCGGGGGCGCTGCTGACCTCGCTGGCAATCCTGCCGGGGGACGGGGTGGGCCTGGCACCGCTGATGATCCTGTGGCTGGTGGCGGGGGTGGGGCAGAACTGGGTGAACCTGCCGACCGAGACGCTGCTGGCCGAGCGCACCGAGGAGGCGGCGCAGGGGCGGGTGTACGGGGCGCACTTCGCGTGGAGTCACCTGTGGTGGGCC contains:
- a CDS encoding MFS transporter — protein: MNALAPFSALRNARFARLYAAQTISQIGDALTWVALALLAYQLAEKNAAVVLGTALTLRVTAFVLFSPLAGVLADRLERRTILVGCHFARAVVIGLMPFVGEVWQVYVLMFLLNSLTAFFTPTNQATVPLVVGREDAGPAFALSSATTELLGIVGPGLAGVLAAFVGGRSLFFFDAASFVLAGLLVLTLPSLRARRGEVGRSTLADVRDGTARLWRDAPVRFALLMELVAAVAGALILVVTVVRVQGGLNLGEAQYGWVMALYGLGATVASLAVGAVGRRVPRTTFILAGALLTSLAILPGDGVGLAPLMILWLVAGVGQNWVNLPTETLLAERTEEAAQGRVYGAHFAWSHLWWAFSYPVASLLSARFSDHAFLYGGLLALVILAAVSLLSRGTPSPAAKPSSSTD
- a CDS encoding DUF4396 domain-containing protein, with the protein product MTPAATGWATIDVILAVWFGLTALSAAYVAWDAFTRNPEMKVMKWGWLLVTFYTGPVGAALYILSCQEPAPGTHETFVQPLWKQSVGSSIHCLAGDATGIIVAAAITMTLGLPMWLDVISEYVFGFLFGLLIFQALFMRDMLGGSYLRAMRRSFLPEWVSMNAVMAGMVPVMVILMSRDMTAMEPTSLRFWGVMSLATLVGFAVAYPVNVWLVASGLKHGMGTVRALGRGGHDLAAEERLIERTTGEVPAPNASTAHHSMKGM
- a CDS encoding ArsR/SmtB family transcription factor; the encoded protein is MHRHAIPSRAHPEDLSRVTEVFKALSEPLRVQLLLLLRDGERNVGQLVEALGVPQSTVSRHLALLRSAELVRTRRETTSVYYHLADGHVARLLQEAFSHAQHERLGLPDHPGTETVNGSVQ